The DNA window CTCATCGGTTCCGCCGGGATGGCGATCGGGCTCGGCGCGGCCGCCATCGCGTTCGGCAACTCGGTGAAGGTGAACGGCGAGCTGACCCTGCCCGGCGCGTGGGGCCCGGTGGCGCTGGTGTTCGCGAACGTCTTCGTGCTCTCGTTCGCGCTGTCGTGGGGCGTGATCCTGTGGGTGCTGCTGGGCGAGATGTTCCCGCTGCGCATCCGCGGCGCCGCGCTCGCCGTCGGCACGGCCGCGAACTGGGTGGCGAACTGGCTGGTCACGGTCAGCTTCCCGAGCATGGGCGATTGGAATTTGAGCGTCACGTACTGGATCTACGCCACGTTCGCGCTGCTGTCGATCCCGTTCGTGCTCAGGTTCATCCGCGAAACCAAGGGCACCGCGCTGGAAAACGTCTCCTGGTAGGTGTTTGGAAGTGGTTTGCGTGGCGGTGCGGGTAGGAGAACCTGACGTGGTCCCTGGCTCCGGGATCGCCGACTCATGACCGCCAGGTCACCACGCTGGCGCTGTCCTCGCCAGGAACCACGTCAGAACCTCCGGCGGTGCGAGCTGACGGCCCACCTCAAGCGGCTCCGCCGCTTCTGAAAACACGCCCTAGCGCGTTTCGGGCTCGACCGAGCGCCCGAGGTGGGCCAGGAGCCGGGCGGTGGGCGTCGCGTTCTCGGGCACGGGCTGGGCGGGCCCGAACGCGCCCGGCCGCCGCAGCAGGTGGTCGGGTACCGATTCCACCAGTCCGCGGCAGAAGGCCAGTGCCTGCTCCGGAAGCTCGACGAGCCGCCCCTGCGAGCGGTGCACGTCCCAGCTGTGCAGGATCAGGTCCGCGACCGGGAAGGTGAGCGCCCGCCGCAGGGGGACCTCGCCTTCCGGCGAGGCCCGTGGTGCGTCTAGGTCAGCGCCGGGTAGGGCGTCGCTCAACCGCGCCGCCAGTTCGCGGAGCTGGGCGGCCGGGTCCTCGTACCGCCAGTCCGCCGGGTCGGAAGGGCCTGGCGCGATTTCGCCGTTCTCGATGTGCGTCACGATTTTCGTCGCGCTTCCAGTGGCGTGCGCGACCAGATCGCGCACGCTCCACTCCCCGAGGTTCGACGGCTCGTCCCAGCTTTCCGGCCGGATTTGGTCCACCGCGGCGAGGAACAGGCCCAGTGCCTCGGTGGCCATCGCGTCGATCGGTGCGGTCGTGTCGGTCATGACCGAACGATACGACCGATCCCCGACAGTTCCGTACACCCGGAAGGGCGCAGTGCCGACTCGATTCGCCAGTGCGAGCCCCGCCGCGGGTTTTCGCCATGCCGCGAAGGTGGCCTTCGGGGACTCTAGCGTCACTTTCTCGGCCCTCGCGGGCGCGCGGGCGGGGCTGCCCATGCCCCGAAGGTGGCCTTCGGGGCGCTAGACGACACGAATCCACCCCTCGCACACTCGACCGCTGCCCCGCGCATGCCCCGAAGGTGACCTTCGGGGCGCTCAAGTCCCCGAAAGCCACCTTCGGGGCACCAGGCGCGGTCACCCGACTTCTGAAGGAGCTTCCTCAAGCGCGCGGGCGACTGGGGGCTCAGGTGAAGGAGCCGTGTCGTCCGGCGCCGTCGGCGAAGCGCTTCGCCCCGGCGAGGGTGTCCGCCGACAGCGACGCCAGCCCGTGCTCGTACTCCACCAGCAGAGCGTCCTTTTCGGACAGTCCATTCTGGTCCAATACGGACAGCCGGTCCTCGCGAAGGCAGGTCTGCGGGAAGCCCGCGATTTCGGCGGCGAGGCGTTCCGCGGCGACGCGGGACTGGCCCGGTTCGCACACGCGGTTGACCAGTCCCATGCCGTGCGCTTCGGCGGCGTCGACGGGGCGGCCGGTGAGGATCAGGTCCATGGCCCTGCTCGACCCGATCAGCCGCGGCAGCCGCACCGTGCCGCCGTCGATGAGCGGGACGCCCCACCGCCGGCAGAACACGCCGAGCACGGCATCCGGTTCGGCGACGCGGAGATCGCACCACAGCGCCAGTTCCAGTCCGCCCGCGACGGCGTGCCCCGCGATCGCGGCGATCACCGGTTTGCCCAGCCGCATCCTGGTCGGGCCCATCGGGCCGTCACCGTCCTCATGAACAGCGTTGCCGCGTTCGGTGCCGATCGCCTTCAGGTCGGCGCCCGCGCAGAAGGCGCCGCCTTCGCCCCACAGCACGGCGACGGAGGCTTCCTCGTCGGCGTCGAACGCACGGAACGCGTCGGCGAGAAGAGCGGCGGTGGGACCATCGACGGCATTGCGCTTTTCGGGGTGGTCCAGGATCACGGTGGTCACCGGGCCCTGCCGTTCCACGCGGACACCCATCAGGAAACCCTTGCCCTGTCGATGATCGCCGCGGTGTCCACACCGGACGGGAGCGTGCCGAAGGCGACACCCCAGTCACCACCGAACCGCGACGCGCAGAACGCGTCGGCGACCGCGGGGGTGCCGAACCGCACCAGCAGCGAACCCTGCAGCACCATCGCCATGCTCTCCACAATCCGGCGCGCGCGGTACTCGATGTCCGCTAGGTCGGAAAGGTCCTTGCGCAGGCGCGCGTGCGCGTCGTCGAGGCGGGAGTCGGCGCCGGTCGCCAGTTCGACTTCGGTGAAGAAAGCGTCCACTGTGTCCGGTTGCTTCGCCATGGCGCGCAGCGCGTCCAGCGCGGCGACGTTGCCGGAACCCTCCCAAATGGACATCAGCGGCGCCTCGCGGTAGAGCCGCGGCATTCCCGACTCTTCCACGTATCCGTTGCCGCCCAAGCATTCCAGGGCCTCGGCCGCGTGCGACGGCGCGCGCTTGCACACCCAGTACTTCGTCACCGCGAGGCCGAGACGACGGAACGCCTGCTCCTCGGGACGTCCCGTGGCACCGGCGAGCCGCATGCCGACGGTCGTCGCGGCCTCCGATTCGACGACGAGATCGGCCAGCACGTTCGCCATCAACGGCTGCCGGTCGAGCGCCTTCCCGAAGGCGTGCCGGTGCGTCGCGTGGTGCACGGCCTGCACGGTCGCGGCGCGCATCCCGGCCGCGCTGCCGACCGCGCAGTCCAGTCGCGTGTTGTTGACCATCTCGATGATGGTCCGCACGCCGCGGCCTTCCTCACCGACGAGCCAGCCGACCGCGTTCTCGTACTCGATCTCCGACGACGCGTTCGACCGGTTGCCGAGCTTGTCCTTCAAGCGCTGCAAGCGAATCGGGTTGCGCGTGCCGTCGGGCAGCACGCGCGGGAGCAGGAAGCACGAGAGCCCGCCCGGTTCCTGCGCGAGCGTGAGGAACACATCGGACATCGGCGCGGAGGTGAACCACTTGTGGCCGACGATCCGGTACGTCCCGTCGCCGTCCGGCCGCGCGGTCGTGGTGTTCGCGCGCACGTCGGAGCCGCCCTGCTTCTCGGTCATCGACATGCCCGCGATGAGCCCGCGCTTGGTGCTCGGCTCGCGCAGCCCGTAGTCGTATTCCGGGGCGGCGAGCAGCGGTTCGTACTTCGCGGCCAGCTCGGAATTGTGCCGCAGCG is part of the Amycolatopsis sp. CA-230715 genome and encodes:
- a CDS encoding TIGR03086 family metal-binding protein, which produces MTDTTAPIDAMATEALGLFLAAVDQIRPESWDEPSNLGEWSVRDLVAHATGSATKIVTHIENGEIAPGPSDPADWRYEDPAAQLRELAARLSDALPGADLDAPRASPEGEVPLRRALTFPVADLILHSWDVHRSQGRLVELPEQALAFCRGLVESVPDHLLRRPGAFGPAQPVPENATPTARLLAHLGRSVEPETR
- a CDS encoding crotonase/enoyl-CoA hydratase family protein, whose product is MGVRVERQGPVTTVILDHPEKRNAVDGPTAALLADAFRAFDADEEASVAVLWGEGGAFCAGADLKAIGTERGNAVHEDGDGPMGPTRMRLGKPVIAAIAGHAVAGGLELALWCDLRVAEPDAVLGVFCRRWGVPLIDGGTVRLPRLIGSSRAMDLILTGRPVDAAEAHGMGLVNRVCEPGQSRVAAERLAAEIAGFPQTCLREDRLSVLDQNGLSEKDALLVEYEHGLASLSADTLAGAKRFADGAGRHGSFT
- a CDS encoding acyl-CoA dehydrogenase family protein, with amino-acid sequence MPTHEVTNQVPPLHGHDVAADPALLEALNREGAGWAEPELHELGKLAGGQEAQDWGRIVNENEPVLRTHDRYGNRIDEVEFHPHWHDLMRVAVSHGLHGAPWRDDRPSAHAARAAKMYVWSQIEAGHTCPISMTYAAVPALRHNSELAAKYEPLLAAPEYDYGLREPSTKRGLIAGMSMTEKQGGSDVRANTTTARPDGDGTYRIVGHKWFTSAPMSDVFLTLAQEPGGLSCFLLPRVLPDGTRNPIRLQRLKDKLGNRSNASSEIEYENAVGWLVGEEGRGVRTIIEMVNNTRLDCAVGSAAGMRAATVQAVHHATHRHAFGKALDRQPLMANVLADLVVESEAATTVGMRLAGATGRPEEQAFRRLGLAVTKYWVCKRAPSHAAEALECLGGNGYVEESGMPRLYREAPLMSIWEGSGNVAALDALRAMAKQPDTVDAFFTEVELATGADSRLDDAHARLRKDLSDLADIEYRARRIVESMAMVLQGSLLVRFGTPAVADAFCASRFGGDWGVAFGTLPSGVDTAAIIDRARVS